Proteins co-encoded in one Brassica oleracea var. oleracea cultivar TO1000 chromosome C4, BOL, whole genome shotgun sequence genomic window:
- the LOC106342493 gene encoding uncharacterized protein LOC106342493 produces MEAYREEALKAKQFAERRFAEKDFTGARSYALRARSLFPDLEGLSQMLTTYDVYIASQSRRSGEIDYYAVLGLKPSAGKREVKAQYKKMAVLLHPDKNKCLGASGAFQIISEAWAFLSNEFKKSTFYYKRKKLIDSMEDQNNNNNTEYVPGTAGFDCCPPVSERLDTFWTVCTSCKVQYEYLRKYVNKRLSCKNCRGAFIAVETGPGPVSASVQYAPPAHTTSNGYGSHGYDFVSGMPTNSTYFLGQYPAHGYEYDWNSYVGTSPGNLESNRMSSVSSGYPSKLANGVVCRGRKNVKEGSIRTTSAATDLSPPNWFADPSVTKAPRPEKKRNVSLGSSGNGFVENTESKTTKLDGNKEPESKHVGQSHGKSRRWSAPATGLDTRKLLISKAKTNIQQRLEMMRLASVAAEAMATEDAAPLDEVKASSMVGDGVFGIGSHVSSGHQSVRKINGPITVPDSDFHDFDSNRSEECFEARQIWAIYDEDDGMPRLYCVVREVLSVQPFKIDIAYLSSKTDIEFGTMKWVQYGFTKSCGHFRIRNTDIVEHVNIFSHLLKDKKTGRGGCVRIFPKTGEIWAVYKNWSPDWNNSTPDEVRHQYEMVEILDEYSEQFGVCIASLVKVEGYKTVYCRREESTKWIPRKEMLRFSHQVPSWFLKEETSSVPGNCWDLDPAAIPEELLGTGAGTD; encoded by the coding sequence ATGGAAGCATACAGAGAAGAGGCTCTTAAAGCCAAGCAATTCGCTGAGAGGAGATTTGCAGAAAAGGATTTTACGGGCGCAAGGAGCTACGCGTTGAGGGCGAGGTCGCTGTTTCCAGACTTGGAAGGTTTGTCTCAAATGCTCACGACCTACGATGTTTATATAGCTTCTCAGAGTAGACGCAGCGGGGAGATTGATTACTACGCTGTTCTTGGACTCAAACCGTCAGCTGGAAAAAGAGAAGTCAAGGCACAGTACAAGAAGATGGCTGTTTTGCTTCATCCCGACAAGAACAAATGCCTTGGAGCTAGTGGGGCTTTCCAGATCATATCCGAAGCTTGGGCTTTCCTCTCGAATGAGTTCAAGAAAAGCACTTTTTATTACAAAAGAAAGAAACTTATTGACTCCATGGAGGATCAGAACAACAACAACAACACAGAGTATGTCCCTGGGACCGCAGGATTTGATTGTTGTCCACCAGTTTCAGAAAGACTTGATACATTCTGGACTGTTTGTACCTCTTGCAAAGTTCAGTACGAGTATCTGCGCAAGTATGTCAATAAGCGGCTTTCGTGTAAGAACTGCCGAGGAGCATTTATTGCTGTGGAGACTGGGCCTGGTCCTGTTAGTGCATCAGTTCAATATGCGCCTCCAGCTCATACAACAAGTAATGGCTACGGATCTCATGGCTATGATTTTGTCTCGGGCATGCCTACCAATTCCACTTATTTCTTAGGTCAGTATCCTGCACATGGATATGAATATGACTGGAACTCTTACGTGGGAACATCTCCTGGGAATCTAGAGTCAAACCGGATGTCTTCTGTATCAAGCGGATATCCTTCTAAGCTGGCCAATGGAGTAGTCTGTAGGGGCAGAAAGAATGTTAAGGAAGGGTCTATCAGGACTACAAGCGCAGCCACTGATCTGAGCCCACCCAATTGGTTTGCTGATCCTTCAGTGACTAAGGCCCCCAGACCTGAGAAGAAGAGGAACGTGAGTTTGGGGTCATCTGGTAATGGATTTGTTGAAAACACAGAATCAAAAACAACGAAGTTGGATGGAAACAAGGAACCTGAGTCTAAACATGTAGGCCAAAGTCATGGTAAATCTAGACGGTGGTCCGCGCCTGCAACAGGATTAGATACGCGGAAGCTATTGATTAGCAAAGCTAAAACAAATATACAGCAAAGACTAGAGATGATGAGATTGGCTTCAGTGGCAGCAGAAGCGATGGCTACAGAGGACGCAGCTCCACTTGATGAAGTAAAGGCCTCCTCCATGGTAGGAGATGGTGTATTCGGAATAGGAAGCCATGTTTCTTCCGGTCATCAATCTGTTCGGAAAATAAACGGACCAATAACAGTTCCAGACTCCGACTTCCATGACTTTGATAGCAACAGATCGGAAGAGTGCTTCGAGGCGAGGCAAATATGGGCAATTTATGATGAAGATGATGGTATGCCACGGCTATATTGCGTGGTCCGGGAAGTGCTATCGGTTCAACCATTTAAGATTGACATAGCCTACTTGAGCTCCAAAACCGACATCGAGTTTGGGACAATGAAATGGGTGCAGTACGGGTTTACCAAGTCGTGCGGACATTTCAGGATACGGAACACTGACATAGTTGAACACGTTAACATATTCTCCCATCTGTTGAAAGACAAGAAGACGGGAAGAGGTGGTTGTGTTAGGATATTCCCCAAGACCGGAGAGATTTGGGCTGTGTACAAGAACTGGTCACCAGACTGGAACAACTCAACACCTGATGAAGTGAGGCACCAGTATGAAATGGTCGAGATCCTCGATGAGTATTCTGAACAGTTTGGGGTTTGCATCGCCTCGCTTGTCAAAGTAGAGGGTTACAAGACCGTGTATTGCAGGAGGGAGGAGAGTACAAAATGGATACCGAGGAAAGAGATGCTCCGGTTTTCTCATCAAGTGCCGTCTTGGTTTCTTAAAGAAGAAACCAGCAGCGTGCCTGGAAACTGTTGGGACTTGGACCCGGCGGCTATACCTGAGGAGTTGCTTGGCACGGGGGCAGGAACTGATTGA